The genomic stretch TCGAAGAATTCAACGTTGGCCTTGTAATACTCGGCCCACTGCTCCGGTACATCGTCCTCGTAGTAAATGGCTTCCACCGGGCACACCGGCTCGCAGGCACCACAGTCAACGCATTCGTCGGGATGGATGTACAGCGAACGTTCGCCTTCGTAGATGCAATCCACGGGGCATTCTTCAATGCACGCCTTGTCTTTGACGTCGACACATGGCTGGGCGATGATGTAAGTCACAGTACCCCGGGGCCTTCCTTCACTACGGAACATGATCAGTTTGTTCATGCTGCACGCGGCTATGCATGCTTCTCGTCAGCTTAGTACGAATGCGCTTTATTTGCCGCTTTCCGGACCCGTCCAATGGCGTAATGTGTCATCACTCACGCCGGTTTTTTACTCCACGCGTCGGGTGTGTGACATCGGCCTAGAATCATGGAATGAGCACCGATATTTTCGCAACGTTAGAGATTGGAATGCGCGTGGTCCTTCGCTACCGCCTTCCGGTCGCAGAGCAGGGAAGCGCCGGCGAACAATTCTCCGACGCCTTGGGAGTACTTCTGGCCGTCAACGAGGAGCAGGTCTCTGTACAGACTCGAACGGGTCAGGTTTCCATTGAGCGTCAGAGCGTCACGCACGCCAAGGAAGTACCACCGGCGCCGCAGCGACGCAGCCGCCGCTGATCCCACACGCCGGCATCAAACGCCGAGCGATTTGAAAGTTTCAATCAGTGGGCCAATTTCCCGTATGCTGATTTCATGGCCACTGATGAAGAGGTACAGTCCCGCGCTCGGGCACTTAGCTCCCCGCTCCGTCTGCGAATCCTGCGACTTTGCTTGCATGAATCACGGACCAACAAAGAGATTGCGGATCTGCTGGACATCAACCCGGCAACGTCGCTGCACCATGTGCGCACGCTACTCGCCAACGGCTTCTTAGAGGCCGAAGAAACCCGACGCGGCAACCGCGGGGCGAAAGAAGTTCCCTACCGCAGCACGAAGTTGTCCTGGGGCACCAAACTCCCCGATGCTGCGCCCCTGCTGGTTGACACCTTCCTGCAAGAAATTGACGGACTCTCGCCACAGGAAATCAAGGTCATCCGGGTTGGGCTGAAGCTCAACGAGGAAACGCAGAAGGAAATGATGTCCCGCATACATGCCGTGATCGAAGATTACGCGATGCGCGATGCGGCTCCCGATGGGGTCGCCACCTCACTCTTTGTCGCTCATCACCTGGATTTGAGTTCCACGCCGCCGACCTCGAAGCATACCGAGAGCGCCGAGAGCGCCACCAAAGCCTGATACACAGATAGGGCGCCAGCAGAGTATTTCTGCTGGCGCCCTATCTGTGTAGTGCTATGGGTGGCGGCATTTCACCGCGTCGTCCATCAGGATCGGATCTGCAACCTCAGTCTCGTGCCGCGGATGCGGCCCGCAAGGTCTTGGAAGCTAGCAGGATCGCCACGATCACCGGAATGATCATGCCGTAGACCCACAGACCACCGGCAAGAGCCGGGCCTGGCAAGGCGCTGAAGAACTGCGTGGAAACAATCAGCTGATTGTTTTCATCAAGCGTAAACAACGCCACAATTACGTAAGTGCTCAGCCCGGCTAGCGCGCTAACCCACAGCTTGCCTCGCACCACCGCGACCCAGTAGGTCAGCGCACCGGT from Paeniglutamicibacter sp. Y32M11 encodes the following:
- the fdxA gene encoding ferredoxin codes for the protein MTYIIAQPCVDVKDKACIEECPVDCIYEGERSLYIHPDECVDCGACEPVCPVEAIYYEDDVPEQWAEYYKANVEFFDEVGSPGGAAKLGNMGIDHAVISVLPLQNQS
- a CDS encoding helix-turn-helix domain-containing protein, with translation MATDEEVQSRARALSSPLRLRILRLCLHESRTNKEIADLLDINPATSLHHVRTLLANGFLEAEETRRGNRGAKEVPYRSTKLSWGTKLPDAAPLLVDTFLQEIDGLSPQEIKVIRVGLKLNEETQKEMMSRIHAVIEDYAMRDAAPDGVATSLFVAHHLDLSSTPPTSKHTESAESATKA